The Carassius carassius chromosome 32, fCarCar2.1, whole genome shotgun sequence DNA window CTGAGGGGACATGAGGAACTTGAGTGGATGCGATGAAAAGGAAAAGACATTAGGAAGCTAAAAGGACATTAAGAAGCTACAGAAAGGAAGCTGAGTGGATATAAGGAAGCTGTGAGAACATGAGAAAGGAGAGGGGATATATGGAAGCTGAGATGCAAAGACGATGAGCTGAGAAAAAGCTGAGAAAGGATTGGGAAGCTGAAGGTACATCTAAGAGACATTAGGAGGTTTAGGGGAGGTTATGAAGCTGAAACGACATAAGGAAAGCTGGGGGGACATAAGGAAATTGAAAGGACACAaagaatctgagggagcaaaaggAAACTGAGAGAAAATAAGAAAGCTGAATGGTTGTTATCAAGCTTAAAGGACATTATGGGAAATTAAAAAGATGCAAAAGATAAGTTAAAAAGGCAATTAACTACTCAAAACTGAGGAGATGTAAGGGCATTAAACCAATAGAACACCTTAACATTGGAGTAAAATGTTAAATTGTAAACAGTGTTCTGTTAGCCACTCAGAACCTTAGTATCAAAACAGGATTCACATGAATGAACAACCCTCACATTTGCTTCAGGAAATGCATAGTAAAACTCTAGTTTATGAATCTTGTTTGAGGAATAGTGATCTTTATTTGATACGTCTTTCCTGTGTAGAATGTATACAAGTACAGGGGGATTTTACTACTCTAATGTATCAAAGACCTAAGCAGAACAGGCATATGAAAGAACATAGGCTACACTTAACCTCACACAGAGCAGGAGAGACATAGAGAGCCTTCAGGAACAATAGAGCGTTACCTCTCGCCTATAATTGCATTCCTCTTCTAAGGTCACCTGAGGCTATCAGTTGCTGGGTGGAATGTGCATTATAGGAAAAACCTTTTACACTATTTATGTGGGTCTCTAGCAATACAAATAGATAGAAACATTTTTCAGCTGTGAGAAATCATGCACACTAGGAAGCACACTATTTCCCTGAACTCTACTCTAGATGTAGAAGGCAGGTGGTGGAAAATCCAGCTTCTTCAGTTGCATGTGACTATAATGGCACAATGGAAAACATGCAATTTGCCTCAGGTCCCATGTGAACCCTGAACCTCTGCTGCGGGAATAACCAGACTGGTGCTATTCTTGTGAAAAGTGAAGTCAGAGAATGTCAGGAACTCATTTCAGTCTTCAGCTTCCTATTTTGAGCAGAAGAGTGATGTCCTAGAGCTTGGTTGACGGGGTGGTATGAGGGCAAACAtggaacaaataataaaaaaaaaaaaatattaagttgcAAGTACTTGGCAGGAGTGATGAAAGTTGTGGATCTGAAAAGCCGTTAATGGAAGTGAAGTGAAAATCTGCTGGTCAAGTTCTAGATAATTCACACTCTGAAATGTAACTGGACATGTGCTCTTCTCAGCTCCAATATAGTGGAATGTGACAGTGCAGCACCTTCAGCTGAAATAGATTTTCTTTGAGCACCTCTAATATTGCCATCAGTCCTGAAGAGGGCAGAAGAGGCTTCATTTGAAGGCGTACACTTCAGTCTGAATGCGGTCTGATCTCTGAGAGAGACCAGATCATCAGTTTCTAGCAATTTATATTCTCAGTGGTGGCATTCAGAAAATGGCCTGAACTTCAAAACGAAGTTTAGGAACACTCTGTAAAAAAACCTCTCACAGCAAGAAGTTCCCTGGTTGTCCTGGTTTAGTCATGAGACCGGTCTGTGTGGAGTTTTGCATTGTCTAAACACTTCTAATTTGAGCCATGGAACACTGATTAATGCATAGATATAGGTTAAGCCCTTGTGCTTGTATCAGTGATGTGGGTTCAATTCTGGCATGCATCAAATCCTGTTCTCAAATGcagataaatgcaaataattataaatatatgcagatgactattatgaaaaaaaaagaaaaagtttgcaCTCATATAAAGACTAGATTCATGTTAGTATGGAACAGACATGTAAAAACAATGGGAGCAATTTTTAGATCATTAAATTGTGCTTGTATTTTTCTGCAAGATTGCTTTTATGCTCTAATACAGCCTTTACAAGTGAAACATTTTATGCTACATATGACAAACATGCCATTTGCATGTCTGAAAGCTATTGTCCTGTCTGGACAATTCACCATGCCAGTAATGCTCTGACAATAGCCTAAAAAGCATTCCCAGCAGGCAGCAATAATGAGCCGGAATAGGACTGTATGTCAAAATGACATGGGACATAAAAGTGCTCCAACCATTTATGTTTAGTTCTGAACAGAGTAATCAAGCACAAGCCCATTTTGAATAGAGGCTTGTGCAATATAAAACAAAAGCTGTCTTATCTTTATGATGGAGGGTCAGTTATGCTGGTACATACAGCCTATGATTTTTCCATCTGAAgacatatactttttttttctgtttagttatAAGGGACTAATAGAAAATATGTTATTTGTGATATGTTTCCATAGGCTCCTGCATCCCTTCAATCCTACACAGGACAAGCAgtttggagaatggatggatggatatgtttccttaataaaaattctgtcattacttactTGTCCATGTTTGTCCATGCTTTCATTTTATCTGTTAAAcacaagtgtttttttcttcaccaaaatAGCACCAACGTATAGAATGGATCAatcaatcatttaaaatgttcactgtatattttatatatacctgtataaataaataaatatatatatatatatatatatatatatatatatatatatatatatatatatatatatatatatatatactttttaatataaaatgcataCAGTTTTACAACTTAAATTTGGTTTTTAGGTGTTCCgcgaatgtttaaaaatgtatctcaGAGATATCATGAAGGTTGTGCCTTTTATCtaccattatatatttttaacaaaatccATAATGTTTTGACAACATTATGGAAGTTCATGTTGTAAAAACCAGTCCtagcacataaaaataaaaatcctctgCAACCAAACAAGACTTTGAAATATACCTTGATTGTTATCTGCGGCGGTGTTCACTTCATTCTCATAACCTTCTCCCAATCCTTGAAGGACATTTCTTGGAATGCGAAGTTGCAGAAACATACATTCTCTCTTTAGCTCCATATATGGCAGATAAATATTGGCTAGGTAATACTGTGTACTTAGccaattttatatttatcatatatttatttataccagTCCAAAATTGTCATCTGAAATTTTCtcatgttgaaaaataaatacgaCTTTAtgctttgtctgtgtttttgtatccatagCAAGCATCATTTGATATGCAAGGATGACGAATacgaagaaaaaaatatatacaaaaatttgGACTTAGTGTGCAATAACTAGACTATAAATTAGACTAGCTATTGCCAATGGATACACAAACACTGCTGTAAGCGTGTAGGTTATGCTGCTGCTGCTACCTGAATAGACACACATTTATCCCATAGCTGACtgagacaggtggagctggggaggtggagggtcTGGCTGGAGAATCAGCAGAGGCCTgtcagtttattatttattatgattgcTAGCAAATGCATGTAAAATAACCAGTCGGTCTGCACCATCTACAGTTTCATGAGAGCTTCATGACATTTCAATCAAATCTCTGAACAGTTTTGACATGTTAAGTATGGACTTGCTACTGTCaattcaataaaatacaatacaataaaatacaaaacaaaagataCTGGTtgcttgactatatatatatatatatatatatacacacataaaactATTGTCTTGATTTATATGTACATGGGTTACTGTGGCTCAGGGTTATTAGGATCCCATCCCCTTTAACCTTTGACCAAATCCAGCTATCTGAGCCTGTGGTGAAATTGCTCAAACTTACCTGTTAATAAAGCACACTGTGTGCCTATAAGGAAAATATCAAGTTGCAAGCTGATAGAGATAGGAGAAAATAATCAATTTtacttacttatttatttattttatttaacacagtGTTCCGAGAGGCCAGTCAAAATGAGTAGTCATGTTGACTCAATGTGAACAACCAACAACAAGGTAATGTGTAAACTGCACATTCTGTCTCAGCTGCATCAGCCTCCAGAAAGAATTCGTAGCATATCTTAAATACTAAAGTGCAAATACATACAGATTTGTGCTGTGCGAATCTAGTTGCTTTCTCCAATAGCTTGAGTACGATTTTGCAAGTAATGCTTGCAATAAAAGGCTGTGCAATAAATCGGAAGACAGTCTTATCTTTATGATGCAGGGTCAGTTACAATGCTTGGCTGTATCCTGACAGCTACTGCTGCTGTTGTTATTAActcaaaatgcatatttttatgcTAGCTCTGCTTACATGCTTGAATGAATCATTGCACCATACACACAACTCGCTAAAAATCTAATATGATTTAAATCTTATGATTGCTTAATTtaggaataaataaatgcagattaTGCAACTAGTGATGGGCACTTTTGAAACAATGCTTCATATAGCTTTGGAACATTTACAAATCTGAAGAAATTGTTCAGAGCTTGTATCAAACCCACCAAAACATGTGATTTTAGTAGACAGGGCTTTGTTAAATCATGCtgttgtgaactttttttttttgatgcttttttttttccaacatttttttttcatcagtacACATGTGATTTGGAAAAATGAAAGACTGAAAGAATGTTTACTTATCTTAAGATGATACATTTTAGAGGAACTCCAAAAGCACTGAACCAGACTATTTAAATGTTGAGTAAGCCAAAATTATGTTCTGTTAGATTTATACAATGCTAACACCAACATAGTACTAACCTTGAACAGTGGGGGAAGAGAGATTTTCAATTTTGTAATTTTCTGAAACATTTGAGTGGATACACTCCTTCCCCTCACAAACGGTCTATAAACCTCTTCCCAATTATCCTTTACACTGAGGCACCATCATATCTCTCACATTTTCCTTGAGAAGTGAATATGATGTCTCTTTACATGGCATCCATCTTTTGATTAATTTCCTCCCAGCCAGTCTGAATGCACCAGTGTAGATATCAGCGCTATCACATTCACACTCATCACAAGAATCTATTACATTAAAAACCTTCATTCCCTcctaaatccttttttttttagtttaactgCACAAATCCTGACCACAAACAGATGATACCGAATAAAACATTGTCTGAGGGCACAGTGGGcttattatattatagatcatTCTATCTTCACTAATGTGGGTGAGGGAGGGTTAAACTTACCTGAAAATGTGCCAAATGGCCATTTATCATTACAAAACCTTTATTCTATTTGCAGACAAGGGCATCTCAAAGACAGTAACACACATAACACACTTTCAGCAGGGTTTTCTTTCAGGGTTTCTGTGCAGAAACGGACAGTATTTTAACTCTGTGTACTTTATCAGTGTTTTCTTTCCGAAGCAAGATTCCAAAgcataatattttactttttattgcactacattttatattatttatatgacatttgatatattattaaaaataattaaaagttttacttgagtacaagaaagtactgtattttaaatgttcTTACGTATTAAAGGTAAacgaaaaaatataaaatttcataaaatgtatgaaatctagtgcattaaaaagtaattatgctttggaatgtagtgaagtaaaagttttccaaagaaaaacactgataaagtacagatacttttttaatttacacCTCTGTTTCTGTGcatatttcagaaaacattagCAGTGCTCAAAAGAAATGTAATCATCCTTATACCAAGCCATTAAAGATGCTAAATtttgaaaggattttttttacattgcaaacATTATTTGCCATGATGATGCAATGTTTTATTGATGGAAAAGTGCCATATATTTTCTGTGTGCATTGAGTGATTTAGATTAAACTTCAGCTGTAAGATTAAACTTGCTTATACTTGAGCTGATGTTTTGTCATGGggattgtttacatgtgtgtCACTTACAGTAGATTTGGAAATActcattttgtgtgcaaaacGTTCTATTATTAACTGTAAATATAGCATTTTAGTGTAACATATCAACACTGTGTCATTTGTaaactgaaaactaaaaaaaaaaaaaggtcattaaaaaaataattacagctGTATTAACCTTGTTACATAACGGACACAAAATTCAGACAAAAAACCCCACACTTTGCATTCTCCTCTCGTATGGTGCTGCTTGAGATTTCATATGGAGAAGCAGTATAtgatattaatttattatcaCATGcacataatgtaaatgtatttaaaacactaAGAGTTTCCTTCCATACAAAGTAAAAGAGATCACAAACAAGCAAATAGGTCAACAATTCAtgtctttattttcagtttaaaggATCGGACCAGTTGAAGTTGTTTTAGATTTTCTTTGATTAAGGAGATACTTAAGCATCTGTGCATTCTCCTGTAAAACAGTAGTTAGAAGTTAGTGAAAAATTCAGTTATTTTATCAGTGACCATTATGATCGATAAATATACCGTTCATTGGCAATATGGCGATGTTTTCCTCAAGGATGCCGGTTTCACGGGAGAACTCCTTAAACCTCACTTTCAAGTCCTCAGCTACTTTTCTGGTACGAGCTGTGACCgtgacacattcacacacatctgTTCAGCATTGTTTCATAAAACAATTTTAGCTATAATGTGTACTGTAGACAATTTTAGCTATAATGTGTACTGTAGACTCTCACTGTGGAGTTTGTTGAGAAACTCAGATTCCTTTCCCCTGGTCTTGATGGTGTGAACAATAGCATACTCATCAAATTTGGCATCAACCACACGCATATCATTGGAATTTGCCCAAACTGATAGAATCAGACACATTGAGGATAAAGAAACAGAAGTATGGATGGTAAAAAAGCAATCTGAGCACAAAAACCAAAAGACTTACGCTCATTGTTGAAGACAAAGCGTCCAGGAATCTCTGTTTTCTTGGCAAGATTATGCATCCTGAAGCAGGAACCATCACTCCTAAGAaacaatttaagcaattaaaactatttttttttgtaataatgagAACATTCATCAAGACTCTTCTTTTCTAACACTACAACAAAGCTAGCTTACTTTAAATGACTGTAACTGAGGTCAAGGTCTCCGTCTTCAGTAGGCACCATTACGGCAGTTGCCATCTTCATGTCAGCCTTGAGATCTGTGACAAACCTTTTTGCATTTGTAGCAAAGCCACTAAGATACCACTTTCCTCTCATCTTGAAAATATAAACAGAACATGTCTATTTTAGCCAAACTTATCATGATGAATTTCACAAAACTCCCTGACAATATCgagataatttatattattttacagtacattataattgtattttttaatttttcaccTTTTCCAGGTCGAAGTCAGGCATGGGCATGACTTGAGCAGAGATGAACACCGCACAGAGCAGAATGCACCACGTTTTCAATACAGCAGTTGACATGGCTGTAGATGTGTAAGGTTGTCTTTCTGTATGCAGCTCAGAAAGCAAAATTTAGTGATGATTAGCAAAACCCTGTTTTATAGTGTAAAGTGACCCCACAGACCAAACTTGAATCCCTCCCAGCACCATGTAAAGttacacaacacacaacacagacGTGGATTTTTCCAGTAGTTTGAGGAAGTTCAAGGGCAGTGTTAAATGCTTTGCTTTGACCCCAAGATTGATGTCTCAATTAGTCCTTTGAATGTATGCAAACATGACTATTGAAGATGATGTCTGAATTAAGCATCATTTCCATAAGACAGTGCTGTGGCATAAATAAAACAGTTTGTAATAAAATGGCAAAATGTGAAAATCACCACTTTCAAAGCTTATTACCAAGGAAGTAACCAGATCAAAATGAGAGGGATACATCACTTTCTATATTTATGTTAGTAATAGTCCTACTTAAGTTACTACAGTGAAAATGCTGTTAAAAGCTACTATGTCTATTGTTCATGATCAAActaagaaatgtaattttttaaaacacacaaaatcctgaaattacaaaataaccacaacattttatttttaaactataaaatattgtactataactataaaatattttttgctaatgctaatgctgatCAAAATAATGCTTTCTAGTTATGCTCACAATTACGGGGCAAGATGACGATGAGATGATGGTGAGTCAGGTTTGTTGGGAGACAACAAACAGAGATTATATAAAAGTTCTTCTTTGCATTTCAAATTTCAGTTAAGGTTGTGCACGTTAT harbors:
- the LOC132113275 gene encoding lipocalin-like, giving the protein MSTAVLKTWCILLCAVFISAQVMPMPDFDLEKMRGKWYLSGFATNAKRFVTDLKADMKMATAVMVPTEDGDLDLSYSHLKSDGSCFRMHNLAKKTEIPGRFVFNNELWANSNDMRVVDAKFDEYAIVHTIKTRGKESEFLNKLHTRTRKVAEDLKVRFKEFSRETGILEENIAILPMNGECTDA